The following are encoded in a window of Kogia breviceps isolate mKogBre1 chromosome 10, mKogBre1 haplotype 1, whole genome shotgun sequence genomic DNA:
- the LOC131763377 gene encoding histone H3.1 encodes MARTKQTARKSTGGKAPRKQLATKAARKSAPATGGVKKPHRYRPGTVALREIRRYQKSTELLIRKLPFQRLVREIAQDFKTDLRFQSSAVMALQEACEAYLVGLFEDTNLCAIHAKRVTIMPKDIQLARRIRGERA; translated from the coding sequence ATGGCTAGGACCAAGCAGACCGCTCGCAAGTCCACCGGTGGCAAGGCGCCGCGCAAGCAGCTGGCCACGAAGGCGGCTCGGAAGAGCGCGCCGGCCACGGGCGGCGTGAAGAAACCGCACCGCTACCGGCCGGGCACGGTGGCTCTGCGCGAGATCCGCCGCTATCAGAAGTCCACGGAGCTGCTGATCCGCAAGCTGCCGTTCCAGCGCCTGGTGCGCGAGATCGCGCAGGATTTCAAGACCGATCTGCGCTTCCAGAGCTCGGCCGTGATGGCGCTGCAGGAGGCGTGCGAGGCCTACCTGGTGGGGCTCTTCGAGGACACCAACCTGTGTGCCATCCACGCCAAGCGCGTCACTATCATGCCCAAGGACATCCAGCTTGCGCGCCGCATCCGCGGAGAGAGGGCGTAA